One Paucidesulfovibrio longus DSM 6739 genomic window carries:
- a CDS encoding DMT family transporter yields MNLRGCLYVLAAAFMWGLIGLISTFIFAEGVGPLETAFWRAVFGWVFFLAHAARKRQVRVSPRDAMPLLLFGLVCISVFYGAYQVAISEAGVALAAVLLYTAPAWVALLSWLVLREQLTPLKLACVFMTIAGVSLISLGPQLFGDGGGIRLDAFGLAAGLVSGFTYALYYIFGKKYLSRYATPTIFVYAMPVGALTLLPFVQFSHKTPTAWLLLVVLAAVTSYGAFSAYYAGLKRLEATRAAVLATFEPLVAAVLAYIFFAERFGVWGYAGSALIIGAVFLVVGGGLRGGSTQSPDRTVTDQIGGEET; encoded by the coding sequence GTGAACCTGCGCGGTTGCCTGTACGTCCTCGCGGCGGCCTTCATGTGGGGGCTGATCGGACTCATCTCCACGTTCATCTTCGCCGAGGGCGTCGGCCCGCTGGAAACGGCGTTCTGGCGCGCCGTGTTCGGCTGGGTCTTCTTCCTGGCCCACGCCGCGCGCAAACGGCAGGTCCGGGTTTCGCCGCGCGACGCGATGCCTCTCCTGCTCTTCGGGCTGGTCTGCATCTCCGTGTTCTACGGCGCGTATCAGGTCGCCATCAGCGAGGCGGGCGTGGCCCTGGCCGCGGTGCTGCTCTACACGGCCCCGGCTTGGGTCGCGCTGCTCTCCTGGCTGGTGCTCCGCGAGCAGCTGACCCCGCTCAAGCTGGCCTGCGTGTTCATGACCATCGCGGGGGTGAGCCTGATCAGCCTCGGGCCGCAGCTTTTCGGCGACGGCGGCGGAATCCGGCTCGACGCCTTCGGACTGGCTGCCGGCCTCGTTTCCGGATTCACCTACGCCCTCTATTACATCTTCGGGAAGAAATACCTTTCGCGCTACGCCACGCCCACGATCTTCGTCTATGCCATGCCCGTGGGCGCGCTCACGCTGCTGCCCTTCGTGCAGTTCAGCCACAAGACGCCCACGGCCTGGCTGCTCCTGGTCGTCCTGGCCGCTGTGACGTCCTACGGCGCCTTCTCGGCCTACTATGCTGGGCTGAAGCGCCTGGAAGCCACGCGGGCGGCGGTGCTGGCAACCTTCGAGCCCCTGGTGGCGGCGGTGCTGGCCTATATTTTCTTTGCCGAACGTTTCGGCGTCTGGGGCTATGCGGGCAGCGCGCTGATCATCGGCGCCGTGTTCCTGGTGGTGGGCGGCGGCCTGCGCGGCGGCTCGACCCAGTCCCCGGACCGGACCGTGACCGATCAGATCGGGGGAGAAGAGACGTGA
- a CDS encoding UvrD-helicase domain-containing protein, with protein sequence MSSELKQLKASAGSGKTFSLTRRFLDLLGGANETEPGYVCRRAAPAGHSWPEILAVTFTNKAAAEMKERVVGSLKRTALDLQDGQRADWSPRRAQEMLERILRRYQQLNIRTIDSLLNLLLRMFALDAGVPPDFELVFEDEELFDAVLERFQAACLEEGSQERELLEKALETLLRQEQSEGFWVADKIRERLRKIMRHLRASEGGFCTDQNELAELLTKSHGSFQRAAEAVERRVESKKLQCSKNFQNFLGKCRSTQLFHEPPSSAYASKESLADGMLKASKPLVAEEDDILYFRLKETLARYQRENAIIGGAYKLAPCVLLAERLAGELERIERDRGQILGLGLPRMVRRQLEEGGGAPDAFCRLGGRLHHLLVDEFQDTSRDQWAAVTPLAEECLAKGGSLFYVGDIKQAIYGWRGGDASLFDEIRVQPGLAEVAEINEADLLPHNWRSLDRVVAFNNFFFTRLADEDLNAMLAARCLGRDAEAENVAALARALSGEFRDAHQSMPVNADTGEMEARKRGGYVRVERLPGADDREELEQQALEAMTQRLLKNVRPRRPWGDVAVLVRSHAHAALVCDRLVAAGVPVITENSLQLDRHPVVRQLVALLNFLERPDDALSLAEFLLGAELRPEGIGPSPEAMQEWLAGLSGEAVRLPLWKALRRAFPDFWQDQIQPFARKSGLLTPYDLVAEMLSFFRVLERAPGAELYVRRFQEVVHRAGERGMGSLSAFLDFWKQSSGEEKVPLPENVDAVRIMTIHKSKGLEYPVVFAPFLYWPWPASPDLAEVDLYGRRMLTRMIAALGPEYQAELRRRTLEDLHLLYVTWTRAREELYAYFPQERPRQKSPATDAIELAVALPEDTDIFEYGTEPDAAAERAEPTQRPPDAEGQDVAEPGGSASPEAAPGKDIPPADNPDNGAVGGDADERPPSWQARLRVYRHMEREVADLSARLRGDVAHKTMELLRLHDRDDETTLALAARHAAEEAQFQFPILAAVPPEEREALLKDVREMALWALSRPELRTALAEGLREPDMVAAGDGEDATRIKRPDLVHFGAAETVVLEFKTGQRDPAHAIQLAAYLEMLAAWEPQVPVRGLLVYLDLRETEAVTRSAPRGGHQHAE encoded by the coding sequence GTGAGCTCCGAACTGAAGCAGCTCAAGGCCTCGGCAGGCTCCGGCAAGACCTTCAGCCTGACCCGGCGTTTTCTCGACCTGCTGGGCGGAGCCAACGAGACAGAGCCGGGCTACGTCTGCCGCCGGGCGGCTCCCGCCGGGCATTCCTGGCCGGAAATCCTGGCCGTGACCTTCACGAACAAGGCCGCCGCAGAGATGAAGGAACGCGTCGTGGGCTCGCTCAAGCGCACGGCCCTGGACCTCCAGGACGGCCAGCGCGCGGACTGGTCCCCAAGGCGCGCCCAGGAAATGCTGGAGCGCATTCTGCGCCGCTACCAGCAACTGAACATCCGGACCATCGACAGCCTGCTCAACCTGCTGCTGCGCATGTTCGCCCTGGACGCGGGCGTGCCCCCGGACTTCGAACTGGTCTTCGAAGACGAGGAACTCTTCGACGCGGTGCTGGAGCGCTTCCAGGCGGCCTGCCTGGAAGAAGGCTCGCAGGAACGGGAACTGCTCGAAAAGGCCCTGGAAACCCTGCTCCGCCAGGAACAGTCCGAGGGATTCTGGGTGGCGGACAAGATCCGCGAACGACTGCGCAAGATCATGCGCCACCTGCGCGCTTCGGAAGGCGGATTCTGCACGGACCAGAACGAGCTGGCCGAGCTGCTGACCAAATCCCACGGCTCGTTCCAGCGCGCGGCCGAGGCCGTGGAGAGACGTGTCGAGTCCAAAAAGCTCCAATGCAGCAAGAACTTTCAGAATTTTCTGGGAAAATGCCGTTCGACGCAGCTTTTTCACGAGCCGCCCTCCAGCGCCTACGCAAGCAAGGAAAGCCTCGCGGACGGGATGCTCAAAGCCTCCAAGCCTCTGGTCGCCGAAGAGGACGACATTCTCTACTTCCGGCTCAAGGAAACCTTGGCCCGCTATCAGCGCGAAAACGCCATCATCGGCGGGGCATACAAACTCGCGCCCTGCGTGCTGCTGGCCGAGCGCCTCGCCGGAGAGCTGGAACGCATCGAACGCGACCGGGGCCAAATCCTCGGACTAGGCCTGCCGCGCATGGTCCGCAGGCAGCTTGAGGAAGGCGGCGGCGCTCCAGACGCTTTCTGCCGCCTGGGCGGGCGGCTGCACCACCTGCTCGTGGACGAATTTCAGGACACCAGCCGCGACCAGTGGGCCGCAGTCACTCCGCTGGCCGAGGAATGTCTGGCCAAGGGCGGCAGCCTTTTCTACGTGGGCGACATCAAGCAGGCCATCTACGGCTGGAGAGGCGGCGACGCGAGCCTCTTCGACGAAATCCGCGTCCAGCCGGGACTTGCCGAAGTGGCCGAGATCAACGAAGCGGACCTCCTGCCGCACAACTGGCGCAGCCTGGACCGCGTGGTGGCCTTCAACAATTTTTTCTTCACGCGGCTGGCGGATGAAGACCTCAACGCCATGCTGGCTGCGCGCTGCCTGGGCCGCGATGCCGAGGCCGAGAACGTGGCCGCGCTGGCCCGCGCCCTTTCCGGCGAATTCCGCGACGCGCACCAGTCCATGCCCGTAAACGCGGACACGGGCGAGATGGAAGCGAGGAAACGCGGCGGCTACGTGCGCGTGGAGCGCCTGCCCGGCGCGGACGACCGCGAGGAGCTGGAGCAGCAGGCTCTTGAAGCCATGACCCAGCGGCTGCTGAAAAACGTGCGCCCGCGCCGTCCCTGGGGGGACGTGGCCGTGCTGGTACGCTCCCATGCCCACGCCGCCCTGGTCTGCGATCGTCTCGTGGCCGCCGGAGTGCCCGTCATCACGGAGAACAGCCTGCAACTGGACCGCCATCCCGTGGTGCGCCAGCTCGTGGCCCTGCTCAATTTTCTGGAAAGGCCGGACGACGCGCTCTCCCTGGCCGAATTTCTGCTCGGCGCGGAGCTTCGCCCGGAAGGGATCGGTCCCAGCCCGGAAGCCATGCAGGAATGGCTGGCCGGGTTGAGCGGCGAGGCCGTGCGGCTCCCGCTCTGGAAGGCCCTGCGCAGGGCCTTCCCGGATTTTTGGCAGGATCAGATTCAACCCTTCGCCCGCAAATCCGGCCTGCTCACGCCTTATGACCTCGTAGCCGAAATGCTGTCTTTCTTCCGCGTCTTGGAGCGCGCGCCCGGAGCGGAGCTCTACGTGCGCCGCTTCCAGGAGGTGGTCCACAGGGCGGGCGAACGCGGCATGGGTTCTCTTTCCGCATTTCTCGATTTCTGGAAGCAGAGCAGCGGCGAGGAAAAAGTCCCCCTGCCCGAAAACGTGGACGCGGTGCGGATCATGACCATCCACAAATCCAAAGGCCTTGAATATCCGGTCGTCTTCGCCCCGTTCCTGTACTGGCCCTGGCCCGCGTCCCCGGACCTGGCCGAGGTGGACCTCTACGGCCGGCGGATGCTCACGCGCATGATCGCCGCCCTCGGTCCGGAATACCAGGCCGAACTCCGGCGGCGGACCCTGGAAGACCTGCACCTGCTCTACGTGACCTGGACCCGCGCGCGCGAAGAGCTCTACGCCTATTTTCCGCAGGAGCGCCCCCGCCAGAAGAGCCCGGCCACGGACGCCATCGAGCTGGCCGTGGCCCTCCCCGAAGACACGGACATCTTCGAGTACGGCACGGAACCGGACGCGGCTGCGGAGCGAGCCGAGCCCACGCAACGACCGCCCGACGCCGAAGGCCAAGACGTTGCGGAACCCGGCGGGAGCGCGTCGCCGGAGGCCGCGCCCGGCAAGGACATTCCTCCCGCCGACAATCCCGACAACGGCGCTGTCGGGGGCGATGCGGACGAGCGCCCGCCCTCCTGGCAGGCCCGGCTGCGCGTCTACCGCCACATGGAGCGCGAAGTGGCCGATCTTTCGGCCCGGCTGCGCGGCGACGTGGCCCACAAGACCATGGAGCTGCTGCGGCTTCACGACCGGGATGACGAAACGACCCTCGCCCTCGCCGCCCGGCATGCGGCGGAAGAGGCGCAGTTCCAGTTCCCCATCCTGGCGGCCGTCCCGCCGGAAGAGCGCGAAGCCCTGCTCAAGGACGTGCGCGAAATGGCGCTTTGGGCGCTCTCCAGGCCGGAGCTGCGCACGGCCCTGGCCGAGGGGCTGCGCGAACCGGACATGGTGGCCGCGGGAGACGGCGAGGACGCCACTCGGATCAAGCGGCCCGATCTCGTGCACTTCGGGGCCGCCGAAACAGTGGTTCTCGAATTCAAGACCGGACAGCGCGACCCGGCCCATGCGATCCAGCTCGCGGCCTATCTGGAAATGCTCGCGGCCTGGGAACCCCAGGTTCCGGTGCGCGGGCTGCTGGTCTACCTCGACCTGCGCGAGACCGAAGCGGTGACCCGATCCGCACCGCGAGGGGGGCACCAGCATGCAGAATAA
- a CDS encoding ornithine cyclodeaminase family protein — MSFEVLWLSMKEIDSLGITMPEVMDAVENGFAALGRDEVEMPAKIGVHPREDCFVHAMPCHVGGDIDACGVKCVSGYPRNQKKGLPYITGIFCLLDPETGIVKALMDAAWITAWRTGAASGVYARHFGDPDSETVSVVGLGVQGRVNLLAMAEVFPKLNRAQVFDVFPAQAERFIAEMQAKLPDVEFVPCKDVLPCVTGADVVVTCTPIVEAPERFIPRNWLKESVLAISVDYDSAFQADVFAENFTVDNRNQYLWTQNQGGYFQNGYPDAGGIYADMGEICSGLREGVREGLRGAVLMGIASHDIMTAALIHEKAVRQNLGIKLEL; from the coding sequence ATGAGCTTCGAGGTTCTCTGGCTTTCGATGAAAGAAATCGACTCGTTGGGCATCACCATGCCCGAAGTCATGGATGCGGTGGAAAACGGTTTCGCGGCTCTGGGCCGGGACGAGGTCGAGATGCCCGCCAAGATCGGCGTGCACCCGCGCGAAGACTGCTTCGTCCACGCCATGCCCTGCCACGTGGGCGGCGACATCGACGCCTGCGGCGTGAAATGCGTGTCCGGATACCCGCGCAACCAGAAAAAAGGCCTGCCCTACATCACGGGCATCTTCTGCCTGCTCGACCCCGAAACCGGCATCGTCAAGGCGCTCATGGACGCGGCCTGGATCACGGCCTGGCGCACCGGAGCGGCCTCCGGAGTCTATGCCCGCCACTTCGGCGATCCGGACTCGGAAACCGTATCCGTGGTCGGCCTCGGCGTGCAGGGCCGGGTCAACCTCCTGGCCATGGCCGAGGTCTTTCCCAAGCTGAACCGCGCCCAGGTCTTCGACGTTTTCCCGGCCCAGGCCGAGCGCTTCATCGCCGAGATGCAGGCCAAGCTGCCCGACGTGGAGTTCGTGCCCTGCAAGGACGTGCTGCCCTGCGTCACCGGAGCCGACGTGGTCGTGACCTGCACGCCCATCGTGGAAGCCCCGGAACGCTTCATTCCCCGCAACTGGCTCAAGGAGAGCGTCCTGGCCATTTCCGTTGACTACGACTCCGCGTTCCAGGCGGACGTCTTTGCCGAAAACTTCACCGTGGACAACCGCAACCAGTATCTCTGGACCCAGAACCAGGGCGGCTACTTCCAGAACGGCTACCCCGACGCCGGCGGCATCTACGCGGACATGGGCGAGATCTGCTCCGGCCTGCGCGAGGGCGTCCGCGAGGGGCTGCGCGGCGCGGTGCTCATGGGCATCGCCAGCCACGACATCATGACCGCCGCCCTGATCCACGAAAAGGCCGTACGACAGAACCTCGGCATCAAGCTGGAACTCTAG
- a CDS encoding pseudouridine synthase, with the protein MKKSTLISGARAGQRLDRALEELLPESGLRARRRMIESGRVLLDGTAFGPACKVRLGQRLEVLEIGPDRGDAPQEKRIVLVARQGDFAAVRKPAGLHSAALAGGGGASAEEQLPGIFAGEAPLLLNRLDQGTSGLLLVGLAPDAEARFRALEAEGRVEKEYRAVALGEVEGAVLKNRLDTADRKRTRVLRETDPDPARWTRVEPLGGFGRAPKTGEAAAGAELTLLRVVIRRGARHQIRAHLAGIGHPLLGDALYGGPAAGRLHLHHRRMRFEDGQGVFEAVFEPDW; encoded by the coding sequence ATGAAGAAAAGCACCCTGATATCCGGCGCACGAGCCGGGCAACGGCTGGATCGCGCCCTGGAGGAACTGCTGCCAGAATCGGGATTGCGGGCGCGGCGTCGGATGATCGAATCCGGCCGGGTCTTGCTGGATGGAACGGCGTTCGGCCCGGCCTGCAAGGTGCGGCTGGGGCAACGCCTCGAAGTGCTTGAGATCGGCCCGGATCGCGGCGACGCGCCGCAAGAGAAACGCATTGTCCTGGTGGCGCGGCAGGGAGATTTCGCCGCCGTGCGCAAGCCCGCGGGGCTGCATTCCGCCGCCCTGGCAGGGGGAGGGGGAGCCAGCGCCGAGGAGCAGCTTCCGGGAATTTTTGCGGGAGAGGCGCCCCTGCTGCTGAACCGTCTGGACCAGGGCACGTCGGGACTGCTGCTGGTGGGACTCGCGCCGGACGCCGAGGCGCGCTTTCGGGCGCTGGAGGCCGAAGGCCGTGTGGAAAAGGAATACCGGGCCGTGGCCCTGGGAGAGGTCGAAGGCGCGGTGCTGAAAAACCGGCTGGACACGGCGGACCGCAAGCGCACTCGCGTGCTGCGGGAAACGGACCCGGACCCGGCCCGGTGGACCAGGGTGGAGCCGCTGGGCGGTTTCGGACGTGCGCCGAAAACAGGGGAGGCGGCTGCGGGGGCGGAACTCACGCTGCTGCGGGTCGTGATCCGCAGGGGCGCGCGGCACCAGATCCGCGCACATCTCGCTGGGATCGGGCATCCTCTGCTGGGCGACGCGCTCTACGGCGGTCCTGCGGCGGGCAGACTGCATCTGCACCACCGGCGCATGCGCTTCGAGGACGGGCAGGGCGTGTTCGAGGCGGTTTTCGAGCCGGACTGGTAA
- a CDS encoding AMP-binding protein yields the protein MEALDKLTLKAVLDRSERLFTDRPALSFVDGEPMTYGEFAEQVRALSGLLHQRGVRPGDRVAILSTNMPNWGVAYFAVTTMGAVVVPILPDFHDSAVQHILLHSEAKAIFVSEKLMGKLEDVEFPDLESVIRMEDLHVFQGTDVRERIREKVRAGRAQLDRLRQYAMERLDRRQPDIDEDDLASIIYTSGTTGHSKGVMLSHKNIVYDAQTTADLVEFTPEERMVSVLPLAHTYECTLGLVIPLFYGASVHYLQKPPTPRTLLPALEKVKPTFLLVVPLIIEKIFKNKIQPKLRSSSLMRGLTKFKTTEKALHRMACKKLINSFGGAIRCMCIGGAPLSPEVERFLFNGGFPYSVGYGMTETAPMVTGADPREVRFRACGYPIPGVEIKIINPHPETGEGEILVRGPVVMQGYFKAPHLTREVFRDGWLKTGDLGIQDKDGFLYIKGRCKNVVIGASGENIYPEEIEALLNEKEYVLESLVYSHEGKLTARVHLDYELLDKLHGFQKMIESEVRDKLQERLEALRQEVNGMVSSFARIIKIIEHPEPFEKTPTQKIKRYLYVDPKENGLVDT from the coding sequence ATGGAAGCACTCGACAAGCTGACCTTGAAGGCGGTTCTGGACCGGAGTGAGCGCTTGTTCACCGACCGTCCCGCCTTGTCGTTCGTGGACGGCGAGCCCATGACCTACGGCGAGTTCGCCGAGCAGGTCCGGGCGCTTTCCGGACTGCTCCACCAGCGCGGCGTCCGCCCCGGCGACCGCGTGGCCATCCTGAGCACGAACATGCCCAACTGGGGCGTGGCCTATTTCGCGGTGACCACCATGGGCGCGGTGGTCGTGCCCATCCTGCCGGACTTCCACGACAGCGCCGTGCAGCACATTCTCCTGCACAGCGAGGCCAAGGCCATCTTCGTGTCCGAGAAGCTCATGGGCAAGCTCGAAGACGTGGAATTCCCGGATCTCGAATCGGTCATTCGGATGGAGGATCTGCATGTCTTTCAGGGCACGGACGTGCGCGAACGCATCCGCGAGAAGGTGCGCGCGGGCCGGGCCCAGCTCGACCGCCTGCGCCAGTACGCCATGGAACGGCTCGACCGCAGGCAGCCCGACATCGACGAGGACGACCTCGCTTCCATCATTTATACGTCGGGCACCACGGGCCACTCCAAGGGCGTGATGCTCTCGCACAAGAACATCGTCTACGACGCCCAGACCACGGCGGACCTCGTGGAGTTCACCCCGGAAGAGCGCATGGTTTCCGTGCTGCCCCTGGCCCACACCTACGAGTGCACCCTCGGACTGGTCATTCCCCTCTTCTACGGCGCGAGCGTGCACTACCTGCAAAAGCCGCCGACCCCGCGCACGCTCCTGCCCGCGCTGGAAAAGGTCAAGCCCACGTTCCTGCTCGTGGTGCCGCTGATCATCGAAAAGATCTTCAAGAACAAGATCCAGCCCAAACTGCGCTCCAGCAGCCTCATGCGCGGGCTGACCAAATTCAAAACCACGGAAAAGGCCCTGCACCGCATGGCCTGCAAAAAGCTGATCAACAGCTTCGGCGGAGCCATCCGGTGCATGTGCATCGGCGGCGCGCCTCTTTCGCCCGAAGTGGAGCGCTTTCTCTTCAACGGCGGCTTTCCCTATTCCGTGGGCTACGGCATGACCGAGACGGCCCCCATGGTCACAGGCGCGGACCCCAGGGAAGTGCGCTTCCGCGCCTGCGGCTATCCCATCCCCGGCGTGGAGATCAAAATCATCAACCCCCACCCGGAAACCGGGGAGGGAGAAATCCTGGTCCGCGGCCCCGTCGTCATGCAGGGCTACTTCAAGGCTCCGCACCTGACCAGGGAAGTCTTTCGGGACGGCTGGCTCAAGACCGGCGACCTCGGCATCCAGGACAAGGACGGCTTCCTCTACATCAAGGGCCGCTGCAAGAACGTGGTCATCGGCGCCAGCGGGGAAAACATCTACCCCGAGGAAATCGAGGCGCTGCTGAACGAGAAGGAATACGTCCTGGAATCACTCGTCTACAGCCACGAGGGCAAGCTCACGGCCCGCGTGCACCTCGACTACGAGCTGCTCGACAAGCTCCACGGCTTCCAGAAGATGATCGAGTCCGAAGTCCGCGACAAGCTCCAGGAACGGCTGGAGGCCCTGCGTCAGGAGGTCAACGGCATGGTTTCCTCCTTCGCCAGGATCATCAAGATCATCGAGCATCCCGAACCGTTCGAGAAGACTCCGACCCAGAAGATCAAACGCTATCTGTATGTGGATCCCAAGGAAAACGGACTCGTGGACACCTGA
- the ftsY gene encoding signal recognition particle-docking protein FtsY, giving the protein MGFFSKLKQIWQGDGAPAGQRQPAAEPPRPEDDGKWREELTLALRQAEPRLSQWLDAIVQGVEERGPVLDERLLFLFEALDAPTQEAEEFVSRFNAWLEGMGYVKLRDFRSELQYRLALALDLEDEEDERDRLFLKLSEGISKTKEQITKRIDSLIAGHGEMDEAFWEELEEILIMADVGFEAAQMLMENLKSRARKEGVKETDRFRDLLKAELESIFKAPKRIQAVNPPEVVMMIGVNGVGKTTTIAKLAHRAQMQGKKVLIAAGDTFRAAAIEQLEVWANRVGAGFFAKAANSDPAAVAFEAMDMALAGGYDLLLLDTAGRLHTKANLMEELEKIKRVVGKKHPGAPHRSVLVIDATTGQNALSQTKLFHEAVGVDELILTKLDGTAKGGVVVAVALQFNVPITYVGLGEKMEDLRPFDGRDFAKALLS; this is encoded by the coding sequence ATGGGCTTTTTTTCGAAACTGAAGCAAATCTGGCAGGGAGACGGCGCCCCGGCCGGACAACGGCAGCCGGCCGCCGAGCCCCCTCGCCCCGAGGACGACGGCAAATGGCGCGAAGAGCTGACCCTGGCCCTGCGCCAGGCAGAGCCCCGGCTCTCGCAATGGCTCGACGCCATTGTCCAGGGAGTGGAGGAAAGAGGTCCGGTTCTTGACGAACGCCTGCTCTTTCTCTTCGAGGCCCTGGACGCGCCGACGCAGGAAGCGGAGGAATTCGTCTCCCGCTTCAACGCCTGGCTTGAGGGCATGGGCTACGTCAAGCTCCGGGACTTCCGCTCCGAGCTGCAATACCGCCTGGCCCTGGCCCTGGATCTGGAAGACGAGGAAGACGAGCGCGACCGTCTCTTCCTGAAGCTCTCCGAAGGCATCTCCAAGACCAAGGAACAGATCACCAAGCGCATCGACTCCCTGATCGCCGGGCACGGCGAGATGGACGAAGCCTTCTGGGAAGAGCTTGAGGAAATCCTGATCATGGCGGACGTGGGCTTCGAGGCCGCCCAGATGCTCATGGAAAATCTCAAGAGCCGCGCCCGCAAGGAAGGCGTCAAGGAAACGGACAGGTTCCGCGACCTGCTCAAGGCCGAACTGGAGTCGATCTTCAAGGCTCCCAAGCGCATCCAGGCCGTGAACCCGCCCGAAGTGGTCATGATGATCGGCGTGAACGGCGTGGGCAAGACCACGACCATCGCCAAACTGGCCCACCGCGCCCAGATGCAGGGCAAGAAGGTGCTCATCGCCGCGGGAGACACCTTCCGGGCCGCGGCCATCGAGCAGCTGGAAGTCTGGGCGAATCGCGTGGGCGCCGGATTTTTCGCCAAGGCCGCCAATTCCGACCCGGCCGCCGTGGCCTTCGAGGCCATGGACATGGCCCTGGCCGGCGGGTATGATCTGCTCTTGCTGGACACTGCGGGCCGCCTGCATACCAAGGCGAACCTCATGGAAGAGCTGGAAAAGATCAAACGGGTGGTCGGCAAGAAGCACCCCGGCGCGCCGCACCGCAGCGTGCTCGTCATCGACGCGACCACGGGCCAGAACGCCCTCTCCCAGACCAAGCTCTTTCACGAGGCCGTGGGCGTGGACGAATTGATCCTGACGAAACTGGACGGCACGGCCAAGGGCGGCGTCGTCGTGGCTGTGGCGCTCCAGTTCAACGTTCCGATCACCTATGTGGGACTGGGCGAAAAGATGGAAGATCTTCGTCCCTTTGACGGACGCGACTTCGCAAAGGCCCTGCTCTCCTGA
- the asnS gene encoding asparagine--tRNA ligase, which yields MKRVKIVDVLAADAVLGEIVVKGWVRTKRDSKGFSFLEINDGSCLNNVQAVIDHTPEIVAELEKINTGAAVAVSGEMVESPGKGQKWEVRAKTVRMVGFADAEAFPLQKKRHSDEFLRSIAHLRPRTNKFGAMFRIRSEAAQAIHEFYRERGFRYVHTPILTGSDCEGAGEMFRVTTLEPGAKSIEEDFFGKQAALTVSGQLEAELMALALGDVYTFGPTFRAENSNTPRHVAEFWMIEPEMAFADLEDDMELAEAMTKGVIRKVLEKCADDVDLFAKWVDKELMSTLTTILDHDFVRLPYKEAVAILQKCGKDFEYPVTFGTDLQTEHERYLSEEKFKRPVIVYNYPRSIKPFYMRCNDDNETVAAMDVLVPRIGELIGGSQREERLDVLEARMDEMDLNKEDYWWYLDTRRFGSAPHAGFGMGFERLLMLITGITNIRDVIPFPRTPRHLEF from the coding sequence ATGAAGCGAGTTAAAATTGTTGACGTCCTGGCTGCGGACGCGGTCCTGGGCGAAATCGTCGTCAAAGGCTGGGTCCGCACGAAGCGCGACTCCAAGGGCTTCTCCTTTCTCGAAATCAATGACGGATCCTGCCTGAACAACGTGCAGGCCGTCATCGACCATACCCCCGAGATCGTGGCGGAGCTGGAAAAAATCAATACCGGGGCTGCGGTCGCCGTTTCTGGAGAAATGGTTGAAAGTCCCGGCAAGGGCCAGAAATGGGAAGTCCGGGCCAAAACCGTCCGGATGGTCGGCTTTGCCGACGCCGAGGCCTTTCCGCTCCAGAAGAAACGGCATTCCGACGAGTTCCTGCGTTCCATCGCCCACCTGCGGCCGCGCACGAACAAGTTCGGCGCTATGTTCCGCATTCGTTCGGAGGCGGCGCAGGCGATCCACGAGTTCTACCGCGAGCGGGGCTTCCGGTACGTGCACACCCCGATCCTGACCGGATCGGACTGCGAGGGCGCGGGCGAGATGTTCCGCGTGACCACGCTGGAGCCGGGCGCGAAAAGCATCGAAGAGGATTTCTTCGGCAAGCAGGCCGCCCTGACCGTCTCCGGGCAGCTCGAGGCCGAGCTGATGGCCCTGGCCCTGGGCGACGTGTACACCTTCGGCCCCACCTTCCGCGCCGAGAATTCGAACACCCCGCGCCACGTGGCCGAGTTCTGGATGATCGAGCCTGAAATGGCCTTTGCCGATCTTGAGGACGACATGGAACTGGCCGAGGCCATGACCAAGGGCGTGATCCGCAAGGTGCTGGAAAAATGCGCGGACGACGTGGACCTCTTCGCCAAGTGGGTGGACAAGGAGCTCATGTCCACGCTGACCACCATTCTGGACCACGATTTCGTGCGCCTGCCGTATAAGGAAGCGGTCGCGATTCTCCAGAAATGCGGCAAGGATTTCGAGTATCCCGTCACCTTCGGCACGGACCTCCAGACCGAGCACGAGCGCTACCTCTCCGAGGAGAAATTCAAGCGCCCCGTCATCGTCTACAATTATCCGCGCTCCATCAAGCCGTTCTACATGCGCTGCAACGACGACAACGAAACCGTGGCCGCCATGGACGTGCTCGTGCCGCGCATCGGCGAGCTGATCGGCGGCTCCCAGCGCGAGGAGCGCCTGGACGTGCTCGAGGCGCGCATGGACGAGATGGACCTGAACAAGGAAGACTACTGGTGGTATCTGGATACCCGCCGTTTCGGCTCCGCGCCGCACGCGGGCTTCGGCATGGGCTTCGAGCGGCTGCTCATGCTCATCACCGGCATCACCAACATCCGTGACGTGATTCCCTTCCCGCGCACGCCGAGACATCTCGAATTTTAG